In the genome of Paenibacillus pabuli, the window ACTTTCCCGCCGCTTTCGGTGCAAAGCGTAATGATTTTGTTTCCTTCGCCGTAATCCATGCTGCGGATGACAATCCCTTCCACCCTGTATAGCATGCCTCGTCACCTAACCATTCCCGAATTAGCCAATTATCCTTCGGCTTCTTCATCTTCGATCACTTCCCTTGCAGGTTCCGATTCCTGTCCCAATGAGCCACATGCCTCGGTATACAACAAATAAGACTCCACATCTCCCGTCATCGTAAAAACCTTCCACGAAAAATCTCGCATCGGAATTTCATCCTCTCTTCGAAAACGACGTCTGCTTCTACCAGATAGGATGGAGTCTTGCAAGGTAAACTATGTGTTGCAATTACTGGATACTTACTGAATTGATTTATTCACGACCGAAGCCAAGGTCACGCAGTACGCGTTCCTGGTTTCTCCAGTCTTTTTTCACTTTAACCCACAGGTCCATGAAGATTTTGGAACCCAGCAGATTTTGAATATCCTGGCGAGCACGTTTCCCCACTTCCTTGAGCAAAGCACCCTGTTTACCGATAATGATCCCTTTTTGCGAATCACGCTCCACAAAGATGACGGCTGAAATATACACAACGCCGTTATCCTGTACTTTCATATCCTCAATCGTTACCGCAATGGAGTGAGGCACTTCTTCACGCGTCATTTGCAAAATTTTCTCACGAATCAACTCCGCACAAACGAACTGCTCGGGATGGTCTGTAACCTGGTCATCCGGATAGTACTGTGGCCCTTCCGGCAAATATTTGCCGAGCTGCTCCAGCAAGGTGCTTACATTGCTGCCAAGCATGGCGGAAACAGGAACAATCTCAGCGAAATTATGCAGCTTGCGATATTCCTCGATTAATGGAAGCAGCGCTTCCGGCTCAATTTTGTCAATTTTGTTCATGACAAGAATGACCGGCGTTCGCACATTTTTCAATTGTTCTGCAATGTAGCGGTCACCACCGCCCATGCCTTCAGAAGCATCGATTAGAAACAGAGCAGCTTCGACTTCTCCGAGCGTATTCAAAGCGGTCTGGTTCATGTAATCGCCGAGCTTGGATTGACGTTTGTGAATCCCTGGTGTATCCAGGAAAACGATTTGTTGTTGTTCTGATGTATACACACCATGGATCTTATTACGCGTCGTTTGTGGCTTGTCTGACATGATCGCAATTTTCTGTCCAATGACTTGATTCATCAGCGTGGATTTACCTACATTGGGACGTCCAATAATAGCTACAAAACCGGATTTAAATGCTTGTTTTTTCATATGTTCCTCCTCAGGCGCCTAGGCCTGGAATGTATTAGTTTTTACTTTTTAGCAGAGTTCAGATCAGACGGACCAAAAGCCCATGGCAACAGTTCGGCAACTGTAGTCTCCTGTAGATCACCTTTCAAGTTACCCAGAATAACCTTCATATCCGGATCACACAGTTCGTACATCACTTGACGACATACGCCGCACGGAGCAATCGGACCTTCCGTATCTCCCACAATCGCCATCGCCTTAAAACTGCGTGGTTGCTTCCCTCCTGCAATTGCACTGAACATGGCTGTACGCTCAGCACAGTTGCCGGGTGTATAAGCAGCATTCTCAATATTACAACCATGATGCACATGTCCCTCACTGTCAAGCAAAGCTGCACCTACACCAAAATGAGAATAAGGCGTATACGCTTTCGTACGTGCCTTAATTGCTTCTTGCATCAACAAACCATTATCCATTATTAATCTCTCCCTCTGGGGTGTATATAAAGTTAACTAGTGCATTTACACTGGACACTCCGCTGCCAGAACAACCTTCCGAGCGCTGTTATCCCCAGATTTTTATGATTCACTTTTTCAAAGTGAAAATCCGGTGATAAAGGCGCGCACTTCGTTTCTTCAGGTTTCTTCTGACCTCTCCGTTATCGTGTTTGCATCAAGTAACTATACAATTGTGTGTAATTTTAAAAACAAAATCAAAGCAAACCCAGCCAGCTCATCACTGGCTTGATGAAAACAACACATCCGATGATGACGGCGAACACCGCAGCCAGCAATACTGCACCGGCCGCGGTGTCCTTCGCCGCTTTTGCCAGCGGATGTATATGCGGATGCGCCAGATCTACAGCAGCTTCCACTGCTGTATTCATCAGCTCCGTCACAAGAACCAGAAATACGGCTGTCAGTACAAACATCCAATCCGTTCTTGAAATTCCGAAAAAAAATCCGGCTGCACACATCAAAATGGCGACTCCTGTATGAACTCTTACATTCCGCTGAGTCCGCAGCCCGTATACGATTCCTTCCGCAGCATTGCGGAATACCATCCCCCAGGAGCGCCTTTTCATTATCGTGTCAACCCGGCTTGGGCGAGTACTGCTTCCTGTTTGCCCATCATTTCGGCTTCGCTGGCTTCATCCTGATGATCATATCCAAGCAGGTGCAAGAAACCGTGAACAAACAGGAACCCGAGCTCACGTTCAAATGAATGGCCATATTCTTCACTCTGCTGAATGGTCCGTGGAACAGAAATAATAATATCGCCCAGAACATCCGGCATTTCTTCCAGTTCTTCATCCTCGTCCAGTTCGTAGATGATATCCAGTTCCTCATCCACAGTCTCATTCATCGCAAAAGACAATACATCTGTCGGACGATCAATGCCGCGATAGTCACGGTTCAGCTCATGAATTTGCTCATCATCTACGAAAGTCAGGGCCACTTCCCCATCTGCAACACCCTCTGCTTCCCCTGCAAGGTTCAGCAGCTGCTCCAGCATTGCGATCATCGGTTCGGTGATTTCTTTATTCTGTTGTTCATTATTCCATGCGAGGTTAAGACTCATTCTTTCATACTCCTGTCTTGTCATAATTAGCGAATCAACCCGCCTCAGGCGAGGTCGGCTTCGGTTTCTTCATTTCCTCCGGATATTCGATCCTGGAGTGGAATATGCCCATAACGGTTTCCTTAAGGGTCTTGGCGACGATATCCAGCTCCCGCATCGTCAGATCACAGTCATTAAACTGATGATCATCCAGCCGACCTTTAATAATTTTTTCGATCATGGATTCCACTTGTTCCACGGTAGGCTTCCGCAAGGAACGAACTGCAGCTTCCACGCTGTCAGCAATACCGACAATCGCTGACTCTTTGGACTGGGCCTTGGGACCCGGATAACGGAAATCATCTTCCGTGAAATCAGGTTCCACTCCAGCCTCCTCGGCCTGACGCAGCGCTTTGTGATAGAAGTAATGCAGGAAAGTTGTTCCATGATGCTGCTCAGCAATGTCCCGAATAGGCCTTGGCAGCTTGTAGTCCTTCTGCATTTCCACACCATCGCGCGCATGCGCAACGATAATAGACTTGCTCAGCTTTGGATCAATCGAATCATGTGGATTTTCCATATTATTTTGGTTTTCAATAAAATAAATCGGTCTCTTGGTCTTGCCAATATCATGATAATATGAGCCGACCCGACATAACAACCCATTCGCTCCTATCGCCTCCGCGGCGGCTTCCGACAGGTTCCCTACCATTACACTGTGGTGATATGTGCCTGGTGTCTCTGTTAGCAGTTTGCGCAATAGCGGATGATTGGGATTAGACAATTCCACCAATTTCAGTGCAGATAAGATGCCAAATGAGGTCTCGAAAAATGGCATCAGCCCAATAACCAATATCGCGGTCAGTACGCCTCCGGCAAACGCAAATCCAATGCCATACAAGGTTGTTGTACGGTTCCAGTCACTTGAGTCAATCAGCGCCAGCGTAAAAACTGCGATCGATCCGAATAGACAGACCATAATGGCACCCTTTAGGATCGTAGACCGCTGACTTGCCCGATGAGTGGCAAAGATCGCAACAAACGATACCAACACAGCGAAGAAACCAAGTTCAAAGTCAAAAATTTGACCCTGATGCGTGTTCAAAATAATGCTCGACAGCATGCCGATAATAATCGAGCAGACAAAAGCAAGCGATGTATCCAGCAGCAAGGCAATTAACATTGCTCCTACGGCAACAGGGGCAAGAAAGCCTACGTATGAATTCTCACTGGTCTGAAGTATCGCTGTAACATGCATGACCACAATTGTAATAATAAAGATAAGTACAAGCATTAGCAGTTGAGCATTATTATATTTGAAATGCGTTCCACTAAATTGCTGAATATACATGAGAATCGCTGCTGACAACAGACAGGACAGCATAAGCAATCCAAGCTGAGGCCAATAGTTTACTTCGTTTTTCAGTAAATCATTCTCGCCCAAAAGGGTGTACATCTCCGGGGTGATCATTTCACCCTTGGCAACAAGCGTATCTCCCTGCTTGATAAAGACCGTTTGGGTGTTCTCACGAGCTTGTACTTTAGCTTCCTTTGTACCTTCTTCATCGTAGAAACGGTTCGACGTCACCACAAGACGAGCCAGCTCCTGCACAACCTCACGCTGTGTACGCTTGCTTAGGGAGCTCACACTCACCATCTCCGCCACTTTGGCACGAGCAGTTGTAGCCTCACTAATCTGGTCGGTCATCAACCTGGAGACGATATCCCGAGCAACGGCTTTCATCTCCTGAATATCATCCGAAGTCAGACGTGAAATTTTGATATATGTCTCTTCCGGGATACGATAGCTTTGCTCCTGTACCACATTTCTGATCTCTTCCAAAAGCGTTTCGGAGTATGTACCCGCTTTCCGGTTGTTATTGATAAAATTGGACACAAAGTCTTTCTGACGCTGCGGTATTTCATCACGATAGATATCAATCTTGTCCTGACTGGAAATCTGATCATCCTGATTCAGTCGATCAATACGATCAAGCAGAGTGGTCATCAGATTCTCGTTACGCATCTGTACAATCTGAAACATCGGCTGCACACGTTCAGCGGCTTCTTCTTGCGCTTTAAGGGTAGCCTTAGTATTCGGGATCTGCATGGGCGCAGCAATATTCACTTCGCTTCTCGTGCCTTCCTGAATATCATACCGCTCCGGGAGCAGCTTCGAAGCAAGACCCACGTAGAAGAGGATCACCAGAAACAAAAACAGAAGATAGCGTGCCCACACGCTATACTTCCATCCTGTGGCTCTATTTTTTTGAAAAGATTTGCCTTTTGACAGTTCCTTCGAGGTCATCGAGACAATCCCTTTCTATTCTTGATTTTCTGCGGCTTGGTTATAAGCGACGATAATTTTCTGGACGAGGGAGTGCCTTACAACGTCCTGCTCGGCAAAATAGACAAATCCAATCTCTTCCACTTGGCCCAGTATTGTATTTGCTTCCACTAATCCTGATTTTTTGCCGCGCGGTAAATCAATCTGCGTCACATCACCAGTAATAACCATTTTGGAACCAAAACCGAGACGGGTCAGAAACATTTTCATCTGCTCTGGTGTCGTATTCTGGGCTTCATCCAGGATAATGAACGAATCATCCAGTGTACGCCCCCTCATATAGGCTAGAGGTGCAATTTCGATCAAACCGCGCTCCAGCGCCTTGGCGGTCTGCTCTTGTCCCATAACATCATACAAGGCATCATACAGGGGCCGTAAATAAGGGTCCACTTTTTCCTGGAGGTCGCCAGGCAAGAAACCGAGACTCTCTCCCGCTTCAACAGCAGGTCTTGTGAGTACGATCCGCTTGACGCTTCCTTCCTTGAGTGCTGCCACAGCCAGCACAACAGCTAGATACGTTTTACCCGTACCGGCAGGACCAATACCAAATACAACATCACGTTTTTTAATTGTAGTTACATAGTGCTTCTGTCCAATCGTTTTAACCCGGATCGGCTTACCACGGTACGTTGTTGTGATTTCGCCTTTGAAAAGATCCAGAAGCTGGTCTGCACGCAGTTCCTTGGCAAGCTCAATGGCATACTTGACGTCCCTTTCGGTTAACACATACCCGTTACGTACCAATTGCAACAACACATCGAATAATTGTTCAAGCGATTCCACATGCTGAATGCTGCCATGGATCACAATCTCCGCTTCACGGGATGCGATCTGGGCGGGAATCTCGGATTCAATCAGTTTCAGAAAAATATCTTGGGGTCCAAAAAGAGATTGCCCCTCTCCCGCACTTTGGAGGGAGATTTGTATGCTGCGCGTTTGCTCTGACAAATAGCCTCATTCTCCTTGACTATGGACTAACGGAAGTTCTTCCGCAATGCTTTCTTCAACTTCAAATAATACTTTCATATAAACTTTACCATTCTCTTTCTTCTCATGCAAAATTTTTTCGCTTAGAATTTTCGTTCCTTTACCGTTTTTCGCAATAATATCGTTTCTTGCTCCTTCCAATCCTTTTGTTCTAGCCCATTCAATCGTGTGCTGTTCCTCTTGTTCATGGGTTTCCAAATCTTTCTCTGTCAGCCATCCCATGGGAAGTGTGAAGGATCTCCAAGTCAACGGTTTGTGATCACTTTCGGTAGCGAATGAAGTGAAAGGCGTATTACCGTATCCCCAGAGTTGTATCGCCCATTTACCCAGCACAATGTAAAAACGTTCCTTGCTCTCTCCGGTCATCGTATTATGTTTCTGGACAAGAGGGACTTCGACCTGATATTCACGCCACACCAGTCCCCGCACTTCTCCCTTAGCTACAATGGTCTTTGTATTCTCTTCATCTCCCAAAATACCGGATATCAGTACCTGTCCTTTCTTGACACGCATGTCCTTCTGCACGACAGGACGCCCCTGCTCCGCATATATTTGAGTGATTACAGCGTCTGCTTTACTGATCAGATGTCTAGGATTCAGCAGCGGTTCACGCTTGGGCTGGGCTGACTCCACAACCTGGATGGTAATGGTTGTCCCTTCTTTGCTCACCCCAATCCAGGTTACATCCGGCAGAGCCAATGCAAGCTGTCTGGATAGCTTGTCCTGACTTTGCATTCGAAATGCCCATTGAAAGGGGTATATGCCTTCTTTCTTTGCTGCAGCGAGCACTTCATCCGTGGGAATCGTCACATTGCCTTTGACTTCTACATTCCAAACCATGGATGACAACGCAAACAGAGCTGCTATAAAAAACAGCATGCCACCCAGAAAGAACTTTCTTCTCAATAAACGGGCTGCAAAAAAAGGAAAGCCACTCCGGTGTGTCACCTTTACCCGGCAGCCTGTCCGTTTCAGCAAAGGACGCAGCCTAAAAAAATGCGGCAGCAGAATATTCATTTCTGCCTTGCGTCCATCATAGGCCCGCAGGTCCCATACCTCCAGTCCCTGCTCTGCCACCGTGTTGATCAATGCTTCAATATCACCCCCAGTGACCGTGATTCGGACTGCTCCGCGCAGTTTATATAGACTGGGCTGCTTCATCCGTTCCCCTCCGCTCCATTCATATGAATATCCAGAATTGT includes:
- a CDS encoding HD family phosphohydrolase, translated to MTSKELSKGKSFQKNRATGWKYSVWARYLLFLFLVILFYVGLASKLLPERYDIQEGTRSEVNIAAPMQIPNTKATLKAQEEAAERVQPMFQIVQMRNENLMTTLLDRIDRLNQDDQISSQDKIDIYRDEIPQRQKDFVSNFINNNRKAGTYSETLLEEIRNVVQEQSYRIPEETYIKISRLTSDDIQEMKAVARDIVSRLMTDQISEATTARAKVAEMVSVSSLSKRTQREVVQELARLVVTSNRFYDEEGTKEAKVQARENTQTVFIKQGDTLVAKGEMITPEMYTLLGENDLLKNEVNYWPQLGLLMLSCLLSAAILMYIQQFSGTHFKYNNAQLLMLVLIFIITIVVMHVTAILQTSENSYVGFLAPVAVGAMLIALLLDTSLAFVCSIIIGMLSSIILNTHQGQIFDFELGFFAVLVSFVAIFATHRASQRSTILKGAIMVCLFGSIAVFTLALIDSSDWNRTTTLYGIGFAFAGGVLTAILVIGLMPFFETSFGILSALKLVELSNPNHPLLRKLLTETPGTYHHSVMVGNLSEAAAEAIGANGLLCRVGSYYHDIGKTKRPIYFIENQNNMENPHDSIDPKLSKSIIVAHARDGVEMQKDYKLPRPIRDIAEQHHGTTFLHYFYHKALRQAEEAGVEPDFTEDDFRYPGPKAQSKESAIVGIADSVEAAVRSLRKPTVEQVESMIEKIIKGRLDDHQFNDCDLTMRELDIVAKTLKETVMGIFHSRIEYPEEMKKPKPTSPEAG
- a CDS encoding diacylglycerol kinase family protein — translated: MKRRSWGMVFRNAAEGIVYGLRTQRNVRVHTGVAILMCAAGFFFGISRTDWMFVLTAVFLVLVTELMNTAVEAAVDLAHPHIHPLAKAAKDTAAGAVLLAAVFAVIIGCVVFIKPVMSWLGLL
- the yqfD gene encoding sporulation protein YqfD — protein: MKQPSLYKLRGAVRITVTGGDIEALINTVAEQGLEVWDLRAYDGRKAEMNILLPHFFRLRPLLKRTGCRVKVTHRSGFPFFAARLLRRKFFLGGMLFFIAALFALSSMVWNVEVKGNVTIPTDEVLAAAKKEGIYPFQWAFRMQSQDKLSRQLALALPDVTWIGVSKEGTTITIQVVESAQPKREPLLNPRHLISKADAVITQIYAEQGRPVVQKDMRVKKGQVLISGILGDEENTKTIVAKGEVRGLVWREYQVEVPLVQKHNTMTGESKERFYIVLGKWAIQLWGYGNTPFTSFATESDHKPLTWRSFTLPMGWLTEKDLETHEQEEQHTIEWARTKGLEGARNDIIAKNGKGTKILSEKILHEKKENGKVYMKVLFEVEESIAEELPLVHSQGE
- a CDS encoding cytidine deaminase, whose translation is MDNGLLMQEAIKARTKAYTPYSHFGVGAALLDSEGHVHHGCNIENAAYTPGNCAERTAMFSAIAGGKQPRSFKAMAIVGDTEGPIAPCGVCRQVMYELCDPDMKVILGNLKGDLQETTVAELLPWAFGPSDLNSAKK
- the era gene encoding GTPase Era, whose product is MKKQAFKSGFVAIIGRPNVGKSTLMNQVIGQKIAIMSDKPQTTRNKIHGVYTSEQQQIVFLDTPGIHKRQSKLGDYMNQTALNTLGEVEAALFLIDASEGMGGGDRYIAEQLKNVRTPVILVMNKIDKIEPEALLPLIEEYRKLHNFAEIVPVSAMLGSNVSTLLEQLGKYLPEGPQYYPDDQVTDHPEQFVCAELIREKILQMTREEVPHSIAVTIEDMKVQDNGVVYISAVIFVERDSQKGIIIGKQGALLKEVGKRARQDIQNLLGSKIFMDLWVKVKKDWRNQERVLRDLGFGRE
- a CDS encoding PhoH family protein, with the protein product MSEQTRSIQISLQSAGEGQSLFGPQDIFLKLIESEIPAQIASREAEIVIHGSIQHVESLEQLFDVLLQLVRNGYVLTERDVKYAIELAKELRADQLLDLFKGEITTTYRGKPIRVKTIGQKHYVTTIKKRDVVFGIGPAGTGKTYLAVVLAVAALKEGSVKRIVLTRPAVEAGESLGFLPGDLQEKVDPYLRPLYDALYDVMGQEQTAKALERGLIEIAPLAYMRGRTLDDSFIILDEAQNTTPEQMKMFLTRLGFGSKMVITGDVTQIDLPRGKKSGLVEANTILGQVEEIGFVYFAEQDVVRHSLVQKIIVAYNQAAENQE
- a CDS encoding YqzL family protein, yielding MRDFSWKVFTMTGDVESYLLYTEACGSLGQESEPAREVIEDEEAEG
- the ybeY gene encoding rRNA maturation RNase YbeY, which produces MSLNLAWNNEQQNKEITEPMIAMLEQLLNLAGEAEGVADGEVALTFVDDEQIHELNRDYRGIDRPTDVLSFAMNETVDEELDIIYELDEDEELEEMPDVLGDIIISVPRTIQQSEEYGHSFERELGFLFVHGFLHLLGYDHQDEASEAEMMGKQEAVLAQAGLTR